In Bryobacteraceae bacterium, the following proteins share a genomic window:
- a CDS encoding phage baseplate assembly protein V translates to MSGIIGSIREIVRQELRTVRITELGLVEAVYPHAADDDTDNYGCDVRLKNSGLLLKRVPVVTGHIGTVAIPNIGDLVILAFPQGNVNQPIVIGRLYNDEDRPPLNNPDEVIFRLPLAAPDDRTVMAAIRNHEDNDPPREMIVEMPPKITVRITDGTVRATAGKTEMMLDQQGSSGGEVTVVAGRTKITMSQDGDVSIESAGAISVKANSSLEMEAASIKLKAQGALSLEAGASAKLKANGQVTMQAAGAATVQAATVQIKGVTSFSP, encoded by the coding sequence ATGTCCGGCATCATCGGCTCGATTCGCGAAATCGTCCGCCAGGAGTTACGCACCGTCCGCATCACGGAATTGGGCCTCGTGGAGGCCGTGTACCCGCACGCCGCCGATGACGACACCGACAACTATGGCTGCGACGTGCGTCTGAAAAACAGCGGCCTGCTGCTGAAGCGTGTGCCCGTGGTCACCGGCCACATCGGAACCGTCGCCATCCCGAATATCGGCGACCTCGTGATTCTCGCCTTCCCGCAAGGCAACGTGAACCAGCCCATCGTCATCGGGCGCCTCTACAACGACGAAGACCGCCCGCCGCTCAACAACCCGGACGAGGTGATCTTCCGCCTTCCGCTGGCCGCGCCCGACGATCGCACCGTGATGGCCGCCATCCGCAATCACGAGGATAACGATCCACCGCGCGAAATGATCGTCGAAATGCCGCCCAAGATCACCGTGCGCATCACCGACGGAACCGTGCGCGCCACCGCCGGAAAGACTGAAATGATGCTCGACCAGCAGGGCTCGAGCGGCGGCGAAGTCACCGTAGTGGCCGGACGCACGAAGATCACGATGAGCCAGGACGGCGACGTCTCCATAGAATCAGCCGGCGCCATAAGCGTGAAAGCGAATTCGAGCCTGGAGATGGAAGCCGCAAGCATCAAGCTCAAGGCGCAGGGCGCGTTGTCGCTCGAAGCGGGCGCCAGCGCGAAGTTGAAAGCCAACGGCCAGGTGACGATGCAAGCCGCCGGCGCCGCCACCGTGCAGGCCGCCACCGTTCAGATCAAGGGAGTCACGTCGTTCAGCCCGTAA
- a CDS encoding baseplate J/gp47 family protein, which translates to MNAETSTLIDRPYGEIVEDLLVALVGGVVNEPILFDVKNSRYPLAEPSTGIRGATGTFEKRHTQFQLEVDFSFSEADNALIWREEGRHPDDESTFFVDYFRRFSDSPVTDTNVGSVVRTINEAVARETAFLYQQINQVYLSAFIDTATGKSLDLVVSILGVVRKSSEFAEGLVTFFRDPAAGDGNISVPEGTLLRTNKGEATFSTAQLRTLQRGQVRIDVPVRAAEGSKGPDGIVAAGLINTLVQPITGIARVTNFDATILGEADETDEELRARAKAAVRSLGKATLASIQRVIAEERATLIDIYDPNIEGKRSDSGTVTALVKVTPGRFESLRNAVEDTRAAGVRVAVLAQQIYLKPRVKATLRTAGLTKQGELKVRGEIVEAIGAYLDSLETGAPAPGSDLLGAVKSVEEVDTAGIADVIVRRLDLSKLPGTSLLPARELILNESGGPVADADFGDGPTFQIITDAAAPTEWFFVLDMDPEADIEIAGGAA; encoded by the coding sequence ATGAACGCCGAAACCTCCACCCTCATCGACCGCCCGTACGGCGAAATCGTAGAAGACCTGCTCGTCGCGCTGGTGGGCGGCGTCGTCAACGAGCCCATCTTGTTCGACGTGAAGAATAGCCGCTATCCGCTCGCCGAACCCTCCACCGGCATCCGCGGCGCCACTGGCACGTTCGAAAAGAGGCACACCCAGTTTCAGCTCGAAGTCGACTTCAGTTTCAGCGAAGCCGACAACGCGCTGATCTGGCGCGAAGAAGGCCGTCACCCAGACGACGAATCCACCTTCTTCGTCGACTACTTCCGCCGCTTCAGCGATTCGCCCGTCACCGATACCAATGTCGGCAGCGTCGTCCGCACGATCAACGAAGCCGTGGCGCGCGAAACGGCGTTCCTCTATCAGCAGATCAACCAGGTCTACCTCTCCGCGTTCATCGATACGGCCACCGGCAAGTCGCTGGACCTCGTCGTCTCCATCCTCGGCGTGGTGCGCAAAAGCAGCGAGTTCGCCGAAGGCCTGGTGACCTTCTTTCGAGACCCGGCCGCCGGCGACGGCAACATCAGCGTCCCGGAGGGAACGCTCCTGCGCACGAACAAAGGCGAGGCCACGTTCTCCACGGCGCAGTTGCGCACCCTCCAGCGCGGGCAGGTGCGCATCGATGTTCCGGTGCGCGCCGCCGAAGGCTCCAAGGGGCCGGATGGCATCGTCGCCGCGGGCCTCATCAATACCCTCGTCCAGCCGATCACCGGCATCGCGCGCGTCACCAACTTCGACGCAACGATCCTCGGCGAAGCCGACGAAACCGACGAGGAACTGCGCGCGCGGGCAAAGGCGGCCGTGCGCAGCCTCGGCAAGGCGACGCTCGCTTCCATCCAGCGCGTGATCGCCGAAGAACGAGCAACGCTCATCGATATCTACGACCCGAACATCGAGGGCAAGCGCAGCGATTCGGGCACGGTCACCGCGCTCGTCAAAGTCACCCCCGGCCGCTTCGAGAGCTTGCGCAACGCCGTCGAGGATACGCGCGCGGCAGGCGTCCGCGTCGCCGTGCTCGCCCAGCAGATTTACCTCAAGCCGCGCGTCAAGGCAACGCTCCGTACCGCTGGCCTCACCAAACAAGGCGAACTCAAGGTTCGCGGCGAAATCGTGGAGGCCATCGGCGCTTATCTCGATTCTCTCGAAACCGGCGCCCCCGCGCCCGGCTCCGATCTGCTCGGCGCCGTGAAGTCGGTGGAAGAGGTGGACACCGCCGGCATCGCCGACGTCATCGTCCGCCGCCTCGATCTCTCGAAGCTCCCCGGCACGAGCCTCCTGCCCGCGCGCGAACTGATCCTGAACGAAAGCGGCGGCCCGGTGGCCGACGCCGATTTCGGCGACGGCCCCACGTTTCAGATCATCACCGACGCCGCCGCGCCCACGGAATGGTTCTTCGTTCTCGACATGGATCCCGAAGCGGACATCGAGATCGCAGGGGGGGCCGCGTAG